The Terriglobales bacterium region AGATTGAAGAGAAAGATAAATTGTCCCGCGATGGTAAGGAAAGCGGCATAGGTCATAAATGTCTGCAAGGGGATCAGCCCGTGCAGGTAATTCAGTTCGGTGAGCTGGGAGTAACGGCGCAGATGTCCCGCCATGCCGAGATAGTGCATGGGCATGAAGATGGCGTAGGTGCCGATCAAGGTGATGAAGAAATGCCAGCGCGCCATGCTCTCGCTCATCATGCGGCCGAACATTTTCGGGAACCAGTAGTACGTGGCGCCAAAGATGCCAAAGATGGACGCCACCCCCATGATCAGATGAAAGTGGCCGACGACGAAATAGGTATCGTGCAATGGAATATCCAGCACGGGCTGAGCGAGGAATGGCCCGCTGATTCCGCCAGAGATGAAAAGGGAAACAAAGCCCAGGGCGAACAACATAGGCGAGGTGAAACGAAGCCGTCCACGCCAGATCGTGCCGAGCCAGTTAAATGTTTTGATGGCGGAGGGAACACCAATGGCCATGGTCATTACGGAAAAGGCGAAAGCCGTATAGGGGCTCATGCCGCTCATGAACATGTGATGGCCCCAGACCATGAAACCCAGGAAGCCGATGGACAGCATGGCGTAGACCATGGCCTTGTAGCCAAAAATTGGTTTGCGAGAGAAGACCGAGAGCAATTGCGAGCACAAACCCATGGCCGGCAAAATGGCGATGTACACCTCGGGATGGCCGAAAAACCAGAACAAGTGTTGCCACAGCAGAGGCGAGCCGCCTTTGTGTCCCGTAAGCTGCCCATTGATGGTGACCAGGGGCACAAAGAAACTCGTGCCTGCATTGCGGTCAAGTAAGAGCAGAATGCCGGCGGACAAGAGGACGCCAAACGCGAGCAGACCGAGAATCGCGGTAATGAACCAGGCCCAACACGTAAGCGGCATGCGCATGAGCGTCATGCCCCTGGCGCGCATGTCCAGGGTGGTGGTGATGAAGTTGAGAGCGCTCATCAGTGCGCCGATGCAGAACAGAGCGATGCTGATGACCCATAAATCCGCGCCTAAACCTTCACCTGGCCCTGCGGATTGCAGAGCGCTAAGTGGCGGATAGCCGGTCCAGCCGTGGAGCGGTGCGCCTCCGACCACAAAGAAGGCGGCAATCATCACAAAAAAGGCCAGGGCGGTCACCCAGAAGGAGAGCATGTTGAGAACCGGGAAGGCCATGTCTGGAGCGCCGATTTGAATGGGCAGGAAGTAATTGCCGAAGCCGCCCTGCGGGGCGGTCGTGAGCACGAAAAAGACCATGATGGTGCCGTGCATGGTCAACAAAGTCAGGTAGGTCTCGGGCTTGATCTCTCCGAGCAACGGCAGGGCGGCGGCGGGCCAGATCAGGTGGATGCGCATCAGCAAGGATAGAAACATGCCGACGAAAACGGCCGTCAGCGCGAGAAAAAAGTACTGCAAGCCGATGACTTTGTGATCGAGGCTGAAAACATACTTGCGTATCCAACTTGTGGGTGCCGCGTGGGCATGTGCAGCGTGGGCCGCGAATTCGCCGGTAGCCATTTTATTGCTTCTCCGCTTCGCGCAATGCCAGCCACTTGGCGAACTCTTCCTGGCTGACGACTCTAAGGATGCCGTGCATTTTGTAGTGGCCCAGACCACAAAGCTGGGAACAGGCGATCTCGTAGTCGCCCGTGGTGATGGGCGTAAAGTGCATGTGGATGGCGAGACCAGGGACAGCGTCCTGCTTGAAGCGCATGGCCGGAACAAAAAAACTGTGGATGACGTCTTCGGCGCGGAGGATCACGTCGATTTCGCGATTCACCGGGACGTACATTGTTCCGGCAACGACGTCGTCTTTCGAGGCGGGGTCGGCAGGGTCGAGGCCCAGAGCGGCTTCTCCTCCCCCGGAAGGATCCTGCAGTTGGGGGTTCGTTGCGCCGAATTTTCCGTCAGGTCCCGGATAGCGGAAATACCACTGAAACTGCATTCCTGTGACTTCGACCTCGACGGCGTCGGAGACTGCGGGACGGAAACGCTCGGACGCCCAAATCGAA contains the following coding sequences:
- a CDS encoding cbb3-type cytochrome c oxidase subunit I; amino-acid sequence: MATGEFAAHAAHAHAAPTSWIRKYVFSLDHKVIGLQYFFLALTAVFVGMFLSLLMRIHLIWPAAALPLLGEIKPETYLTLLTMHGTIMVFFVLTTAPQGGFGNYFLPIQIGAPDMAFPVLNMLSFWVTALAFFVMIAAFFVVGGAPLHGWTGYPPLSALQSAGPGEGLGADLWVISIALFCIGALMSALNFITTTLDMRARGMTLMRMPLTCWAWFITAILGLLAFGVLLSAGILLLLDRNAGTSFFVPLVTINGQLTGHKGGSPLLWQHLFWFFGHPEVYIAILPAMGLCSQLLSVFSRKPIFGYKAMVYAMLSIGFLGFMVWGHHMFMSGMSPYTAFAFSVMTMAIGVPSAIKTFNWLGTIWRGRLRFTSPMLFALGFVSLFISGGISGPFLAQPVLDIPLHDTYFVVGHFHLIMGVASIFGIFGATYYWFPKMFGRMMSESMARWHFFITLIGTYAIFMPMHYLGMAGHLRRYSQLTELNYLHGLIPLQTFMTYAAFLTIAGQFIFLFNLFWSMKFGKKAADNPWEATTLEWTTATPPPHDNFGGHVPVVYNGPYEYSVPGAPRDFVMQTDPATVKAH
- the coxB gene encoding cytochrome c oxidase subunit II; translation: MGLVLLVVIWLITFISAYFFIAKTWWLPVGASAAAAGIDHHFATTYVLMGIVFVAAQLSLGLFAWQYRQRTASTPLAHYSHGNNKLEITWTVLTLILFVGLNFMSSSIWASERFRPAVSDAVEVEVTGMQFQWYFRYPGPDGKFGATNPQLQDPSGGGEAALGLDPADPASKDDVVAGTMYVPVNREIDVILRAEDVIHSFFVPAMRFKQDAVPGLAIHMHFTPITTGDYEIACSQLCGLGHYKMHGILRVVSQEEFAKWLALREAEKQ